The following are encoded together in the Leptospiraceae bacterium genome:
- the serA gene encoding phosphoglycerate dehydrogenase has product MISFPKDKINILLLENIHENAFNLFKNDGFSVKLMKDAYTEEDLCEAIKDVHVLGIRSKTNVTEKVFENAHKLLTLGCFCIGTNQVDLSEAEKKGVPVFNAPYSNTRSVAELVIAEIIFLARKTGDQSRDAHNGKWNKIATGCFEVRGKTLGLIGYGHIGSQVSILAESFGMKVIFYDIQTKLPLGNAQPADSYEEVLKNADFVSFHVPESPETMDLLGAKEIAAMKKGSYVLNLSRGRVVDIDALAAALKSGHLAGAGIDVFPEEPKSNKDPFTSPLQNLTNVILTPHIGGSTEEAQRNIGLEVANKLLRYV; this is encoded by the coding sequence ATGATTTCATTTCCAAAAGATAAAATAAACATTCTCTTACTCGAAAACATTCATGAAAATGCATTCAATCTTTTCAAGAATGATGGCTTTTCCGTTAAACTGATGAAAGATGCATACACGGAAGAGGATTTATGTGAGGCGATTAAAGACGTTCATGTATTGGGAATTCGCAGCAAGACAAACGTAACTGAAAAAGTCTTTGAGAACGCACACAAACTATTAACACTTGGCTGCTTCTGCATTGGAACAAACCAAGTAGATCTTTCCGAAGCAGAAAAAAAAGGCGTACCAGTATTTAATGCGCCATATAGCAATACCCGAAGTGTTGCAGAGCTAGTGATCGCAGAGATTATTTTCCTTGCACGTAAGACAGGAGATCAATCAAGAGATGCGCATAATGGCAAATGGAATAAAATTGCTACCGGTTGTTTTGAAGTGCGTGGTAAAACATTAGGTCTTATCGGTTACGGGCATATTGGCTCACAGGTTTCTATTCTTGCTGAATCCTTCGGAATGAAAGTTATTTTCTATGATATCCAAACAAAGCTTCCATTAGGAAATGCACAGCCTGCTGACTCTTACGAAGAAGTTCTAAAGAATGCTGACTTTGTAAGTTTTCATGTTCCAGAAAGTCCAGAAACAATGGATCTATTAGGAGCAAAAGAAATTGCAGCAATGAAAAAAGGATCCTATGTTCTAAATCTGTCTCGCGGTAGAGTGGTGGACATAGACGCATTAGCCGCAGCCCTTAAGTCAGGACATCTCGCAGGAGCGGGTATTGATGTTTTTCCGGAAGAGCCTAAGTCCAATAAAGACCCTTTTACCAGTCCACTTCAAAATCTAACAAATGTAATCCTCACTCCCCATATTGGAGGAAGCACAGAAGAAGCGCAAAGAAACATTGGACTAGAAGTCGCAAATAAGTTACTCCGTTACGT
- a CDS encoding SDR family oxidoreductase, translating into MNKLIIFGASGRVGTRLIEYALSDKYKVTAFVRDRSKIKLTDSNLEIISGDVFNPEQVENAIAGKDLVFSALSGRSTKPDYSVLSVGMNNIVSGMEKASIKRILIVAGAGILDDSEYGLRRNRPNYPEIFKLVSAENWKVYEALQKTKLNWTLVCAPEMPEDKRTGNYRTAIDYLPVDGRRIAVEDVADFFLQNIRTEAIFQKRVGIAY; encoded by the coding sequence ATGAATAAACTTATTATCTTCGGTGCTAGTGGTCGTGTAGGAACAAGGCTTATCGAATATGCCCTTTCCGACAAATACAAAGTAACCGCTTTTGTTCGAGATAGAAGTAAAATAAAACTAACAGATTCGAATCTAGAAATAATTTCCGGAGATGTATTCAATCCAGAACAAGTAGAAAATGCAATTGCTGGAAAGGACTTAGTATTCTCTGCTTTAAGTGGGCGATCTACAAAACCCGACTACTCTGTGTTATCCGTTGGGATGAACAATATTGTTTCTGGAATGGAAAAGGCTAGTATCAAGCGGATACTTATTGTAGCCGGTGCAGGAATCTTAGATGACTCGGAGTATGGGCTTAGAAGAAATCGTCCTAATTATCCTGAGATATTTAAGCTTGTCTCTGCAGAGAATTGGAAAGTATATGAGGCTTTGCAAAAAACAAAATTAAATTGGACGCTTGTTTGTGCTCCTGAAATGCCTGAAGATAAACGAACAGGCAACTACAGAACGGCTATAGATTATTTGCCCGTTGATGGAAGAAGAATAGCAGTAGAGGACGTTGCTGATTTCTTTTTGCAGAACATTCGCACAGAAGCTATATTTCAGAAGAGAGTAGGCATCGCTTACTAG